AAGCTGGAGGACCTCGGGCACCTCCCCAAGGGGCACGGCTTCGCGGGCCACCTTCCCCGCGGACCGGAGCACGTCCACGGCCGTCGAATGGGCGATCCTCAGCAGATAGGGCATGTAGGGACGCAGCCCGTCGTAGGCCCGCCGCGCCTCCGGGCGGAAGGCCCGGATGAACGTCTCCTGGTGGGCGACCTCCACGTCGAGCGGTGGCAGCCGCACCCGCAGCGACCGGCCCTCGAGCTGGACCGCGACGTCTCCAGCCAGGAAGCGCGCCACCTCGTCCGAGCACGCG
The sequence above is a segment of the Myxococcus stipitatus genome. Coding sequences within it:
- a CDS encoding RNA polymerase sigma factor — protein: MYLACSDEVARFLAGDVAVQLEGRSLRVRLPPLDVEVAHQETFIRAFRPEARRAYDGLRPYMPYLLRIAHSTAVDVLRSAGKVAREAVPLGEVPEVLQLPTDAPSPEGDALDQELRQVVRAFLDRLSPHHRGGPRAAG